One region of Desulfitobacterium chlororespirans DSM 11544 genomic DNA includes:
- the tadA gene encoding tRNA adenosine(34) deaminase TadA, producing MNHQDYMRLALEEAEIAFAQGEVPIGAVVVHKGEVIAKAHNEKELRQDPTAHAEVLAVQRATQALGVWRLSEATLYVTLEPCPMCAGSLVQARLKTLVFGAADLKGGAVGSVTNVLDVNRWNHRVEVVAGVLEEECAQILKDFFRKLR from the coding sequence ATGAATCATCAGGACTATATGCGCTTAGCCCTTGAAGAAGCTGAAATCGCCTTTGCCCAGGGAGAAGTTCCCATCGGGGCAGTGGTGGTGCATAAGGGAGAAGTCATTGCCAAGGCTCATAATGAAAAAGAGCTAAGGCAGGATCCCACGGCCCATGCTGAAGTTTTGGCTGTACAGCGGGCAACTCAGGCCTTGGGAGTTTGGCGTCTTTCTGAAGCCACTCTCTATGTGACCCTGGAACCTTGCCCAATGTGCGCCGGTAGTTTGGTTCAGGCCCGCCTAAAAACCCTTGTCTTTGGCGCGGCTGATCTTAAAGGCGGAGCAGTAGGTTCTGTGACCAATGTTCTGGATGTGAACCGCTGGAACCACCGTGTGGAGGTGGTGGCGGGGGTATTGGAAGAAGAGTGTGCCCAGATTCTGAAGGATTTCTTTCGGAAGCTAAGGTAA
- a CDS encoding LysR family transcriptional regulator → MTIRHLRIFITVYDERNMTAAAAKLFMTQPSVSQAIKELENFYRVILFERLSRKLYATSSGEKLYQYACHIINLFDELDDVLKQDAYRKKLVVGANYTVGVVLIHQYIAQFKSLYPDSDVMVMVNKSSILLDKLRKNELDLALVEEVPNESDLVGDFFYNDHIVIVACPDHPLLNKTAITGQDIVNENLLLREKGAGVRNLFEQLMNQLGFAIKPYWESTSTTALINAAINKIGIAVLPYHLVKEYIASGSLKEIEVKGINFNRKLMVVYHKNKFLTSAMQDFIKICHEA, encoded by the coding sequence ATGACGATCCGGCATCTGAGAATTTTTATCACAGTTTATGACGAGCGAAATATGACGGCTGCCGCTGCTAAGCTTTTTATGACACAGCCTTCTGTCAGTCAGGCTATCAAAGAACTGGAGAATTTTTACAGAGTAATCCTTTTCGAGCGGCTGTCCCGGAAATTATATGCCACCTCGTCAGGAGAAAAATTATATCAATATGCATGCCATATTATTAACTTATTTGATGAATTGGATGATGTCCTGAAGCAGGATGCCTATCGGAAGAAGCTGGTCGTCGGTGCCAATTATACTGTTGGTGTCGTTTTGATCCATCAGTATATCGCACAATTCAAAAGCCTTTATCCTGACTCAGATGTCATGGTTATGGTAAACAAATCCTCGATTCTTTTGGATAAACTCAGGAAAAATGAATTGGATTTGGCCTTGGTGGAAGAAGTACCAAATGAATCTGATTTAGTGGGAGATTTCTTTTATAACGATCATATCGTTATTGTTGCCTGCCCGGACCATCCCCTTTTAAACAAGACGGCGATAACTGGGCAAGATATCGTCAATGAAAATCTCTTGCTGCGCGAGAAAGGTGCGGGTGTCAGGAACCTCTTTGAACAACTAATGAACCAGCTCGGTTTCGCAATTAAACCCTATTGGGAAAGCACCAGTACAACGGCTTTGATTAACGCGGCCATTAATAAGATAGGCATTGCCGTACTGCCTTATCACCTGGTCAAAGAATACATTGCTTCAGGTTCATTGAAGGAAATCGAAGTAAAGGGGATTAACTTCAACCGAAAACTGATGGTTGTTTATCATAAAAATAAGTTTCTGACAAGCGCCATGCAGGATTTCATCAAAATATGCCACGAAGCATAA
- a CDS encoding TOBE domain-containing protein produces the protein MISARNQFTGKVESIQEGTVNSIVTLKTDKGETITATISLASVKDLDLAPGKTATAVIKATEVMIGVGEMQLSARNQLAGEIVKVENGTVNAIVTLKTDGGMMITSTISMLAVKELDLEPGVKAKAIIKATSVMIAV, from the coding sequence ATGATTAGTGCAAGAAATCAATTTACGGGGAAAGTTGAATCTATCCAGGAAGGTACAGTAAACTCCATCGTGACCTTAAAAACCGACAAAGGTGAAACAATTACGGCCACGATTTCCCTGGCATCAGTAAAGGACTTGGATCTTGCTCCTGGGAAAACAGCGACAGCAGTGATCAAGGCCACGGAAGTGATGATCGGCGTCGGTGAAATGCAGCTCAGCGCACGGAATCAGCTTGCAGGTGAAATTGTTAAGGTAGAAAACGGCACAGTAAATGCGATCGTGACCTTAAAAACCGACGGCGGAATGATGATTACTTCCACGATCTCTATGCTTGCCGTGAAAGAACTTGATCTTGAGCCCGGCGTCAAAGCCAAAGCGATTATTAAAGCGACTTCCGTAATGATTGCCGTTTAA
- a CDS encoding AraC family transcriptional regulator, with amino-acid sequence MGWIEGISDAINYIEDNITEELTIDNIAKQAFVSSFYFQKGFAMLCGFTVGEYIRQRRLTLAGSELVSTDGKIIDIALKYGYDSPDSFTKAFLRFHGVTPTAVRKDGAMIKTFAPLKIKFSLEGGFIMDYRIIEKEAFTIMGISKVFKYDTAGTEIPKFWTEHYQTGKNKIVCGMYGVCVDESMGSDEFEYLIADDYASSSELPDGFITKVIPKHSWAVFACKGAMPQSLQNTNQKIFSEWLPNCKDYEIAAGYNIEMYTNIADYPNGNQDENYYSEIWIPVQKK; translated from the coding sequence GTGGGCTGGATTGAAGGTATCAGTGACGCAATCAACTATATCGAAGACAATATCACCGAAGAACTGACCATAGATAATATTGCAAAACAGGCATTTGTGTCCTCGTTTTATTTCCAAAAGGGCTTTGCCATGCTTTGCGGTTTTACGGTTGGAGAGTATATCCGGCAGCGCAGGCTCACCCTTGCCGGCAGTGAGCTTGTTTCTACTGATGGAAAAATTATTGATATTGCTTTGAAATACGGTTATGACTCACCGGATAGTTTCACGAAAGCATTCCTTCGTTTCCACGGTGTCACACCTACTGCTGTTCGAAAAGACGGAGCAATGATCAAAACTTTTGCTCCCCTAAAAATCAAATTTTCATTGGAAGGCGGTTTTATCATGGATTACAGAATTATTGAAAAAGAAGCGTTCACTATCATGGGTATATCTAAGGTGTTTAAGTATGATACTGCGGGAACAGAAATTCCGAAGTTCTGGACAGAACATTATCAAACGGGAAAAAACAAGATTGTCTGCGGAATGTACGGAGTATGTGTAGATGAGAGCATGGGCTCAGATGAGTTCGAGTATCTGATCGCGGACGATTATGCTTCCTCCAGCGAACTTCCGGATGGCTTTATTACAAAGGTTATTCCGAAACACTCCTGGGCTGTTTTTGCCTGCAAAGGCGCTATGCCCCAATCCCTGCAAAATACGAATCAAAAAATCTTCTCCGAATGGCTGCCTAATTGCAAGGATTATGAAATTGCAGCGGGGTACAATATTGAAATGTACACCAATATAGCGGATTATCCGAACGGGAACCAGGATGAAAACTATTACAGCGAAATTTGGATTCCTGTTCAGAAAAAATAA
- a CDS encoding DUF3795 domain-containing protein translates to MEYKQRDYSLFSACGLNCGLCPRYQMNGASQCPGCAGKDFLAKHPKCGVLSCSQRKGFEYCYQCNQFPCPKYEGADQADSFITHLHQFRDMEKAKRWGIDTYRQELNEKVGMLEELLANYDDGRRKSLFCLAVNLLEAEDIKQVLEQLISETGSDAPLKEKAASAVGLLQAMAEQRNITLKLRKK, encoded by the coding sequence ATGGAATATAAACAAAGAGACTATTCATTGTTCTCAGCTTGTGGATTAAATTGCGGACTGTGCCCACGTTATCAAATGAATGGAGCATCACAATGTCCCGGTTGTGCCGGGAAAGATTTTCTTGCCAAACATCCTAAATGCGGGGTGTTATCTTGCAGTCAGCGCAAGGGGTTTGAATATTGTTATCAGTGTAATCAATTTCCCTGCCCAAAATATGAGGGTGCTGACCAAGCGGATTCTTTCATCACTCACTTGCATCAGTTCAGAGACATGGAGAAAGCGAAAAGATGGGGGATTGACACCTATAGACAGGAATTGAACGAAAAGGTCGGTATGTTGGAAGAACTGTTGGCCAACTACGATGATGGACGGCGGAAGAGTTTGTTTTGTCTTGCGGTCAACCTTTTGGAAGCAGAAGATATAAAACAGGTATTGGAGCAGCTTATATCTGAAACAGGATCGGATGCTCCTTTAAAAGAAAAAGCGGCCTCTGCGGTTGGTTTATTGCAGGCAATGGCGGAACAGCGAAACATCACCTTGAAATTACGCAAGAAATAA
- a CDS encoding HAMP domain-containing sensor histidine kinase has translation MIKKISRSIRAKSTLIALVILCFSCAASLGLATGYYTLFLNDGRELAPGTLICLLAGVVVACSVIGFILLYFAAKFISDPLIHMSTATKEIAKGNFDVVIEHKSEDELGILAKNFTLMAAELKTMEYLRKDFMSNVSHEFKTPIASIQGFVEMLQDRNLSDEEFDQYTQIIIEETSRLNRLCSNMLKMSRLDNQVIYDKSVSFSLDEHIRKVVLLLEEQWSKKNLDLDIYLEPIMYWGDPELLQQLWMNLIENGIKFSPEHRTITITAKELSTTILVNIADEGIGIAEENVSRIFEKFYQADTSHAQAGNGLGLAIVKRIVELCGGTIQCESKPGAGTTFTVILPK, from the coding sequence ATGATCAAAAAAATATCCCGTTCTATCCGTGCCAAATCCACACTGATCGCTTTGGTTATTCTGTGCTTTTCCTGTGCCGCCTCCTTGGGGCTTGCTACAGGATATTACACGCTGTTTTTGAACGACGGCCGGGAATTGGCACCAGGCACGCTGATTTGTTTGCTGGCAGGGGTCGTCGTGGCTTGCTCTGTTATCGGCTTTATCCTGCTTTATTTTGCCGCTAAATTTATCTCCGATCCTCTGATTCATATGAGCACCGCAACCAAGGAGATCGCGAAGGGCAACTTTGACGTTGTCATTGAGCATAAGAGCGAAGATGAATTAGGAATACTGGCCAAAAATTTCACCCTAATGGCTGCTGAGCTAAAAACAATGGAGTACCTGCGCAAAGACTTTATGAGCAATGTCTCCCACGAATTCAAGACCCCCATAGCCTCTATTCAAGGTTTTGTGGAAATGCTCCAGGACAGAAATCTTTCCGATGAAGAATTTGATCAATATACTCAGATCATTATCGAAGAAACAAGCCGCTTAAATCGTTTGTGCTCCAATATGCTGAAAATGTCACGGCTGGACAATCAGGTGATTTATGATAAATCGGTGTCATTTTCCCTGGATGAGCATATTCGCAAGGTGGTCCTCCTGCTGGAAGAACAGTGGAGCAAAAAAAATCTTGATTTGGATATTTATCTGGAACCGATTATGTATTGGGGTGATCCGGAACTGCTGCAGCAACTCTGGATGAATTTGATTGAGAATGGGATCAAATTCTCCCCTGAGCATAGGACCATTACGATTACCGCCAAAGAACTATCGACCACCATATTGGTTAACATAGCGGATGAGGGAATCGGGATTGCCGAGGAAAACGTCAGCCGGATTTTTGAGAAATTTTATCAGGCCGACACATCACATGCCCAGGCGGGAAACGGATTGGGGCTGGCTATTGTGAAACGGATTGTAGAGCTGTGCGGCGGAACTATACAATGTGAAAGCAAACCAGGTGCCGGAACCACGTTTACTGTAATCTTGCCTAAATAA
- a CDS encoding response regulator transcription factor produces the protein MFRILVVEDNKNLRTLIAARLKQAGYQAFQAVDGEKALAILDSEQIDLMITDIMMPVINGYQLTEMLRQAHYDLPVLMVTAKESFADKEKGFRVGTDDYMVKPINMNELILRVEAILRRAKIANDHKLQIGNVVLDYDTLTVTAPDMTYELPKKEFYLLFKLLSYPKKIFTRQQLMDEIWGMDSEANDRTVDSHIKKLRKKFESRPEFQIITIRGLGYKAERML, from the coding sequence ATGTTTAGAATATTGGTGGTTGAGGATAACAAAAATCTTAGAACACTCATAGCGGCCCGCCTGAAACAAGCCGGCTATCAGGCTTTTCAGGCAGTGGATGGAGAAAAAGCGCTGGCGATTCTTGACAGTGAACAAATCGATCTCATGATAACCGATATCATGATGCCGGTCATCAATGGTTATCAACTGACAGAAATGCTGCGGCAGGCTCATTATGATCTGCCGGTTCTTATGGTTACTGCCAAGGAAAGTTTTGCAGACAAGGAAAAAGGGTTCCGGGTCGGTACGGATGATTATATGGTAAAGCCCATCAATATGAATGAATTGATCCTGCGGGTGGAAGCGATTTTACGGCGTGCAAAAATTGCCAACGACCATAAACTGCAGATTGGGAATGTGGTGCTGGATTATGATACCTTAACGGTTACCGCACCTGATATGACCTATGAGCTTCCTAAAAAAGAATTTTATCTTCTGTTTAAATTGTTAAGCTATCCGAAAAAGATTTTTACCCGCCAGCAGCTCATGGATGAAATCTGGGGTATGGACTCGGAAGCCAATGACCGTACGGTGGACAGCCATATCAAGAAGCTCCGCAAGAAATTTGAAAGCCGGCCGGAATTTCAAATTATAACCATCCGCGGACTGGGCTACAAAGCGGAGAGAATGCTATGA
- a CDS encoding pyridoxamine 5'-phosphate oxidase family protein has protein sequence MIINDDIKAVIEGSAFVTLVTVGSDGTPHPIIAGKGEVSGDQVIFGIYKMEVTQKNLKTNDKAWIVGATKEGGPKGYRLSGTAQAVDKQLIFTAQTAEKML, from the coding sequence ATGATTATCAACGACGACATCAAAGCTGTTATTGAGGGTTCCGCCTTTGTTACGCTTGTCACAGTAGGATCAGACGGAACACCACACCCGATCATCGCCGGCAAAGGTGAGGTTTCGGGAGATCAGGTGATTTTCGGCATCTATAAGATGGAAGTCACGCAGAAGAACCTGAAAACAAACGATAAGGCATGGATTGTCGGCGCTACCAAAGAAGGCGGCCCGAAAGGTTATCGCCTTTCCGGCACAGCCCAAGCCGTCGACAAACAGCTCATCTTCACTGCACAAACAGCGGAGAAGATGCTATAA
- a CDS encoding winged helix-turn-helix transcriptional regulator, producing the protein MTERDVKCVVSCETKCPCMEYCPLGSALKIIGGKWKLSILCALHQDGTTRYNTLKRKIAGITNTMLVSSLKELEEDGLIVRRQYMEMPVRVEYTLTEACDDLMPILMQLAQWGVKVHTKES; encoded by the coding sequence ATGACTGAGAGAGATGTAAAGTGTGTCGTCTCCTGCGAAACCAAATGCCCCTGCATGGAGTACTGTCCGCTGGGAAGCGCGCTGAAGATCATCGGCGGGAAGTGGAAGCTGTCCATACTATGCGCGCTCCATCAGGACGGGACGACGCGATATAATACCCTGAAGCGCAAAATTGCCGGGATCACGAACACCATGCTGGTTAGTTCATTAAAGGAACTGGAGGAGGACGGGCTGATCGTCCGCCGGCAGTATATGGAGATGCCTGTGCGGGTCGAATATACACTCACCGAGGCCTGCGACGATCTGATGCCTATTCTGATGCAACTGGCCCAATGGGGTGTCAAGGTTCATACGAAGGAATCTTGA
- a CDS encoding universal stress protein has product MVRNILIPIDGTERSMKSVDLVKSLYQPNDVRIVLLMVREDVEHLYSEKEVEKAKSPLESTLDAVAYQLNGYDLKKEVVFGHAGEAILTCARQNDTDIIVMTKSTRIGWVQKIGSVTEHVVKYAKCIVMIVPENSDTKKSPRKMHQCEYLDDIITLSGQLSLGPNSCLLPVQVGKCIYKITVIEGSLRMNHLTYNPDGGTWMLPPQNHQPPYYDLNEGDEREIRLEILVNFGKMDHIEIVNTQMTKLLKFHYATRFESIEI; this is encoded by the coding sequence ATGGTGAGAAACATTTTGATTCCTATTGATGGGACAGAGCGAAGCATGAAATCTGTCGATTTGGTGAAGTCACTTTATCAACCAAATGATGTAAGAATCGTTCTCTTAATGGTCCGGGAAGATGTAGAACATTTGTATTCGGAGAAAGAAGTTGAAAAAGCAAAATCTCCGTTAGAATCAACTTTGGATGCCGTGGCATATCAATTAAACGGTTATGACCTCAAAAAGGAAGTCGTATTTGGGCATGCCGGCGAGGCAATTTTAACTTGTGCCAGGCAAAACGACACAGATATTATCGTGATGACGAAATCGACCAGGATAGGATGGGTTCAGAAAATCGGTTCTGTTACAGAACATGTCGTTAAATATGCAAAATGCATCGTTATGATTGTTCCGGAAAACAGTGATACTAAAAAATCCCCGCGAAAAATGCACCAATGCGAATACCTGGACGATATCATCACCCTTAGTGGGCAGCTCAGCCTTGGACCAAATTCCTGTCTGCTTCCGGTTCAGGTCGGCAAATGTATATATAAAATTACTGTGATTGAAGGCAGTCTCCGTATGAATCATTTGACTTATAATCCTGATGGGGGTACCTGGATGCTTCCTCCGCAAAACCATCAACCCCCCTACTATGATCTTAATGAAGGGGATGAGCGGGAAATTCGCTTGGAGATTTTAGTGAATTTTGGAAAGATGGATCATATTGAAATCGTCAACACACAAATGACCAAGCTATTAAAATTTCATTATGCAACAAGATTTGAAAGTATAGAGATATAG
- a CDS encoding spore coat protein, translating into MIDEKVMVNDALSSVKSSLTFYANTISECANPELRSTIQQIRNNDEASQYKLFQMAQAKGYYKPALMAKDDEVQQTKSQVTGQ; encoded by the coding sequence ATGATAGACGAAAAAGTCATGGTCAATGATGCTCTTTCCTCTGTAAAGAGCAGTCTGACCTTCTATGCCAACACTATTTCCGAATGCGCGAACCCCGAGCTGCGTTCTACCATTCAACAGATCCGCAATAACGATGAAGCATCCCAGTATAAGCTGTTCCAGATGGCCCAGGCTAAAGGGTATTATAAGCCTGCTCTTATGGCTAAAGATGATGAAGTCCAGCAGACTAAATCCCAGGTTACCGGCCAATAA
- a CDS encoding GGDEF domain-containing protein, which produces MMPLIVHYVELNFFAITILCVIFLNMRRPDRQYSLDQKLFFLLISTNVLLLVLDSMLWILDGEPGSLARTLSIASIIFYNTLNPVICMIWYYYVDFYIYSSKERLTKVLFPILLPVLVNLILSVASIFTNIYFIFDEDNGYHRGRFIFLLLGICLYMIIYTSAFLIRNRKKIDQKEYAYLLFFAIPPMVGGVIQFMFPGAVMIWIASTLSILIIFINIQKDQLNTDYLTGVYNRRYLDNYLQEKIKNQRHHLIAGIMIDIDSFKTINDSYGHDSGDQALKYTAQILRKTFRKTDFIARYGGDEFVIVMEIDDRAELISAVQRFSEKVSQFNLEKITPYEICLSIGYDCCAKEPETTTTAFLKRIDQLMYMDKQKNA; this is translated from the coding sequence ATGATGCCATTGATAGTACACTATGTGGAATTAAATTTTTTTGCGATTACCATCTTATGCGTAATTTTTTTGAACATGCGTCGCCCAGACCGTCAGTATTCACTGGATCAGAAGCTTTTTTTTCTTTTGATTTCCACCAATGTTCTTCTTTTGGTGTTGGACTCGATGCTATGGATCTTAGATGGTGAGCCGGGCAGCCTGGCGAGAACGCTGAGTATAGCGTCAATCATATTCTATAATACTTTAAATCCGGTCATTTGTATGATCTGGTACTATTATGTGGATTTTTATATTTATAGCAGCAAAGAGCGTTTGACCAAAGTGTTATTCCCCATACTCCTTCCGGTTTTAGTCAACTTGATTTTATCCGTTGCCAGTATTTTTACGAATATTTACTTTATCTTTGACGAGGACAATGGTTATCATCGAGGCCGTTTTATTTTTCTTCTGTTAGGAATATGCCTTTATATGATCATTTACACCAGCGCATTCTTAATCAGGAACAGGAAAAAAATCGATCAAAAAGAGTATGCGTACCTGCTCTTTTTTGCCATTCCGCCGATGGTAGGCGGGGTTATTCAATTCATGTTTCCCGGAGCAGTCATGATTTGGATAGCTTCAACCTTATCTATCTTGATTATCTTTATCAATATCCAAAAAGATCAGCTGAATACGGATTATCTGACAGGTGTTTATAATCGGAGATATCTTGATAATTATCTTCAGGAGAAGATAAAAAATCAGCGCCATCATCTGATTGCCGGTATTATGATTGATATAGATTCTTTTAAAACCATCAACGACTCCTATGGGCATGACAGTGGCGACCAGGCATTAAAATATACAGCGCAAATTCTTAGAAAAACTTTCCGAAAAACGGATTTTATCGCCAGATACGGTGGAGATGAGTTTGTTATAGTTATGGAAATTGATGACCGGGCGGAGCTTATCTCAGCGGTGCAGAGGTTTAGTGAAAAAGTGTCGCAGTTTAATCTGGAAAAGATAACTCCCTATGAGATCTGCCTCAGCATCGGCTATGATTGCTGTGCAAAGGAACCGGAAACGACAACCACGGCTTTTCTGAAAAGAATAGATCAATTGATGTATATGGACAAACAAAAAAATGCTTAA
- a CDS encoding RNA polymerase sigma factor has protein sequence MELVMLAGLVDEYGDSLYKFCRSLTYSREDADDLFQETFSKIFEQLPKLNDSANPKGFIFSTAVFIWKGWKRKYARRNRLAPAEPLDENVPSNVSTEVSFMEQEEIRIVQELVEALPDKFKIPTILYYTVEMSVPDIAVTLKLPAGTVKSRLFKARKLVEKGLVAHQSVRFIRRLYIYPARPCVGPGHYR, from the coding sequence TTGGAACTTGTTATGCTTGCCGGCCTCGTGGACGAGTACGGCGATTCCCTTTATAAGTTTTGCCGCAGCCTTACATATTCCAGAGAGGATGCAGACGATTTATTTCAAGAAACATTTTCAAAGATATTTGAACAACTACCCAAATTAAATGATTCGGCCAATCCCAAAGGCTTTATCTTTTCCACAGCCGTTTTTATCTGGAAAGGCTGGAAACGCAAGTATGCCCGCCGCAACCGCTTGGCTCCCGCAGAGCCGTTAGACGAAAATGTGCCGAGTAACGTCAGTACGGAAGTCAGCTTTATGGAGCAGGAGGAAATTCGTATCGTCCAGGAATTGGTTGAAGCCTTGCCTGATAAATTCAAAATCCCGACAATCCTGTACTATACGGTGGAAATGAGTGTGCCGGATATAGCCGTAACCTTGAAGTTACCGGCCGGTACGGTCAAGAGCAGATTATTCAAAGCGAGAAAACTTGTCGAGAAAGGATTGGTGGCACATCAATCAGTCCGTTTCATCAGGCGATTATACATTTACCCTGCTCGGCCTTGTGTCGGGCCAGGACATTACCGATAA
- a CDS encoding helix-turn-helix transcriptional regulator has protein sequence MQNNVKRLREEWGLTQKELGEKVGVSRQAINAIETGKFDPSLWLAYDLAKLFKVSIEELFLFIEEDRK, from the coding sequence GTGCAGAATAATGTAAAGCGTCTTCGCGAAGAATGGGGACTTACTCAAAAAGAGCTGGGAGAAAAAGTGGGAGTTTCCCGTCAAGCCATCAATGCCATAGAGACAGGTAAATTTGATCCTTCCCTATGGCTTGCTTATGATCTGGCCAAACTTTTTAAGGTGTCCATTGAGGAACTCTTTCTTTTCATTGAGGAGGATAGAAAATGA
- a CDS encoding B12-binding domain-containing radical SAM protein: MKIVLIQPKMNKRPMDTDLKTRMAPPLSLLTLMGLTPEGHEVIMVNENVEKIDYACGAELVGITITLDVMPRAVEIAEKFRRLGIPVVAGGIHVTSSPDECSGYFDAICIGAAERVWTRMIEDAEEGRLQRVYHDMAGFRGEEIASPAYNRIDKDRYLYTNIITTSRGCPNRCGFCYNSCRNRMYIRRPVADVLRDIEGLGTRHILFIDDNFIGVPAYTRELLNNLQGRELKWSAAVTTKIADYPDVLDLMAETGCQSLFIGFESINNSSLHGVNKDNQFEKYEKIITEIHSRGIMINASMVFGLDGDEPDVFQRTLDWLVRNKIETLTSHILTPYPGTELHGRMKEEGRILDHELSKYNTAHVVFQPKGMTAEELDKGYLWIYFEFYSFPNIWRRRPEHKAQRKSYFLFNILYRKFGRFTSALARIILMRTVGRLAAWISYRVK; encoded by the coding sequence ATGAAAATTGTACTGATCCAGCCTAAAATGAATAAAAGGCCTATGGATACGGATCTAAAGACCCGGATGGCTCCTCCCTTGTCATTGCTTACTCTGATGGGTCTCACACCTGAGGGTCACGAGGTGATTATGGTAAATGAGAATGTGGAGAAAATAGATTATGCTTGCGGCGCGGAGCTGGTTGGCATCACCATTACTTTGGATGTCATGCCCAGGGCTGTAGAGATTGCTGAAAAGTTTCGCCGGCTGGGGATACCTGTCGTGGCCGGGGGGATCCATGTTACCAGCAGCCCGGACGAGTGCAGTGGATATTTCGACGCTATTTGTATTGGCGCCGCCGAGCGGGTATGGACACGGATGATCGAAGATGCGGAAGAAGGCAGATTACAACGGGTCTATCATGATATGGCAGGTTTCCGGGGCGAGGAGATTGCTTCGCCGGCTTATAACAGAATCGATAAAGACCGCTACCTCTATACCAATATCATTACCACAAGCCGCGGCTGTCCCAACCGCTGTGGCTTCTGCTATAACAGCTGCCGGAACAGGATGTATATCCGTCGCCCTGTTGCGGATGTGCTCAGAGATATTGAAGGCCTGGGAACCCGGCATATCCTTTTTATTGACGATAATTTCATCGGTGTGCCCGCCTATACTCGTGAACTGCTTAATAATCTGCAGGGCAGGGAGTTAAAATGGAGTGCTGCCGTCACGACGAAAATTGCCGACTATCCCGATGTGCTGGATTTGATGGCGGAGACGGGCTGCCAGAGCCTTTTTATCGGTTTTGAATCGATCAATAATTCCTCATTGCATGGAGTAAATAAGGATAACCAGTTCGAGAAGTATGAAAAGATTATCACGGAAATTCACAGCCGGGGCATTATGATCAATGCCAGCATGGTCTTTGGTCTGGACGGGGATGAACCGGATGTTTTTCAGAGAACACTGGATTGGCTGGTCAGGAACAAAATTGAAACCTTAACTTCTCATATTCTCACTCCCTATCCCGGCACAGAGTTGCATGGCCGGATGAAAGAGGAAGGCCGCATACTCGATCATGAGCTGTCAAAGTACAATACTGCTCATGTGGTCTTTCAGCCCAAGGGAATGACGGCAGAGGAATTAGATAAGGGCTATCTATGGATCTACTTTGAGTTTTATTCCTTTCCCAATATATGGCGCCGTAGGCCGGAACATAAGGCCCAGCGCAAATCTTATTTTTTATTTAATATTTTATACCGTAAATTCGGTAGGTTTACATCGGCGCTGGCGCGGATTATCCTCATGAGAACCGTAGGGCGGCTGGCAGCGTGGATCTCTTATCGGGTAAAGTAG